A part of Oncorhynchus clarkii lewisi isolate Uvic-CL-2024 chromosome 17, UVic_Ocla_1.0, whole genome shotgun sequence genomic DNA contains:
- the LOC139369412 gene encoding CD209 antigen-like protein C — protein sequence MSEEVYEISDGFEDDEPDTMKNTDIDGQLYANVNAFKPSTRDGVVASVHVQWWKRPSGVAAVCLGLLCVLLLAAIIGLSVYYGVIDHHNSTERNQLLTSYNNLTKERDQLQASYSLLIKERDQLQTERDFLSGRFTNLGWQNFDSSWYFLSDDTKTWKESREDCLERGADLVIINSDKEQEFLFNLNKGVWIGLTDSVTEGNLIWVDGTPLTTPRYWSPHQPDNGDGKPEYGEEDCVHIRNNQSHLEAWNDLSCGIKLNWICEKVL from the exons ATGTCCGAGGAAGTTTATGAAATCTCAGATGGATTTGAAGACGATGAGCCTGATACAATGAAGAACACAGACATTGATGGCCAATTATATGCCAATGTAAATGCCTTCAAGCCCAGTACAAGAGATGGAGTTGTTGCTTCAG tacatgttcagtggtggaagagaccctctggagttgctgcagtgtgtctggggctgctgtgtgttctcctactggctgcgatcataggcctgtctgtctact ATGGAGTCATTGATCATCACAACTcaacagagagaaaccagctgctG accagttacaacaacctgactaaagagagagaccaactACAGGCCAGTTATAGCCTTCtgattaaagagagagaccagctacagactgagagagattttCTTAGTGGGAGGTTTACCAATCTCG GCTGGCAGAATTTTGATTCCAGTTGGTACTTCCTGTCTGATGATACTAAAACCtggaaggagagcagagaggactgtctggagagaggagcagacctggtgatcataaacagtgataaggaacag gagtttctcttcaacctcaacaagggagtctggattggtctgactgactctgttactgAGGGGAACTTGATATGGGTGGATGGCAccccactgaccaccccaag GTACTGGTCTCCACATCAGCCTGATAATGGTGATGGCAAACCAGAATATGGTGAGGAGGACTGTGTTCACATACGTAACAATCAGAGTCATCTGGAGGCGTGGAATGACTTGTCATGTGGCATCAAACTCAACTGGATTTGTGAGAAAGTGCTTtaa